AGCTGCCTTGCTAGGTCTTTCCATTGCCTTTTGCTCCTGGGTTACCCTTTAAAAAGCTAAATAAGATCATCGAAATATTGTTTTCCTCGTGGTAATTCCTCAACAAGAAAACTGcaagaaattgaaatctaaATCATGAAAATTGCAAGAATCATCTCGAAAGCcctatgaaaaagaaaaatcgtgaAAAATTTTCAAGCCTACCATTCATTTTAGTAAGCGCAGAACTCAAATTTTAATAGTGAGGATCAAGGCTATATGTTGTGTAAAGTTGTCTTTGAATTTACAATCTCATTGACCACTTCATCCCAacctccatatatatatatatatatatatatatatatatatatatatatatatatatatcacgcAAAAGCAAAATTCAACACCCAAATATCTGTAGGTGAATTTTCACTTCGTAGCTATGACACCTGAACCGAAAATTCTGTGCCATTAATTCAACCAAATATATCTAGacataaaattagaaagaagataaataattaaaaaggtCCCCGCCTTCTCCAAAATACCCGGCACGGGCACAGAAATTTCGACCCGAATGaaaaattccttgaaaagaagtAGGATTTTCCCCTGCTTCTGTCAAAAGATCTTTGTCAAGAAGGAGCAATATGGATTACTCAAATACGAAGCCCAATGAAGCGGGAACTCATCTCTTGATCAGGCTCGGTTGCTTCAGATGCGAGATTCGCTTCGCTATCTTGGTCCTCCGGAAACATGTGCCTGACCACATGTGATGACGAGGAGTAGAATCTCATCGAAAGCAGGCTCGCTCGCTTCCAGATTCGAAATACCGGCGCCGGAACCACTCCCTGCTTGAACTTGATCCGAACTGCAGAAATGAGCAGTACCCCAAGAAGAATCCCATGTCTTTGGAACTACCTGATCCCTATATGACGGGAGATTTGTGCGCAAATGAATATAGACCATTGATAAGTCTTCAACCTCAAGTAAAGGAAAGACAAGATGAGACTTACCCCTCAAGACATTCCTCATTGCAGCAACTAATGAAATCGTCGGCATACACTTTGAACTCGATAATGAGACATTCAACCAGTTTCATCGCATCCCTTAAGGGCAATACATCCCAAATCTTCAAGATTTGGATGTATCTTGGTTCCCGAATCTCCAGGCTTTGGGGTTCTTTCAGTATATCGACGGTGCACAGCACGTAGAGACCTTCGACCTCGAACTGCTTCACCATGTGAGAACAGCTTTTCAGGCTTAAGACCCCATTGCTCTTCACTGGTCTCCAGCCACCTGCAAGTTTCGATATGAGGTTCATTATTGACATCTTGGTCCTAAGCAATGTCAGCTGAAAGACTCCACGAAGTTGTCACTGAAGAAAACCTACAGAGACAAATGATTGACTGTATTGTCATTGATTCTGCAAAATGAACATCTTCAAACAATGAATTAAAGAAAACCATTCAAGCGAAGTTGTTTACCCTCCACCGAGCGTTTTTAAATAGGACACTGTTGCCATCGAGTGGATCATCAAGCCGGATATCCTCTTTCTTCCCATCCAAAATGTCTTTAACTTCATCACTACTGGAGGAACATTCTCGGCTCTTGGCATCGTGAAAGCAATTTGCCCTCCACCTCTCATTTCTAATCAGTACACTACTTCCATCGACAGGATCATCAAGCTGATTACTATTCCCATCCAAAATGGCTTTAACATCATCAATGCTGAAGGAACACCCACGGGTCTTAGCATCATCAACCAAAGCTTTCCATACAGATTCACTTCTCGTCAGCGTCCTCCCATCTCCCAAAATCCAAAGAGAGTATCTACATAGAGGGCAGCAAA
The window above is part of the Eucalyptus grandis isolate ANBG69807.140 chromosome 6, ASM1654582v1, whole genome shotgun sequence genome. Proteins encoded here:
- the LOC120294483 gene encoding uncharacterized protein LOC120294483, with protein sequence MSIMNLISKLAGGWRPVKSNGVLSLKSCSHMVKQFEVEGLYVLCTVDILKEPQSLEIREPRYIQILKIWDVLPLRDAMKLVECLIIEFKVYADDFISCCNEECLEGDQVVPKTWDSSWGTAHFCSSDQVQAGSGSGAGISNLEASEPAFDEILLLVITCGQAEKDCNLCSTQIHGSGHESLDNNLSGGLNECQKKAVLACLDTV